The following coding sequences are from one Campylobacter sp. RM16187 window:
- a CDS encoding isoleucyl-tRNA synthetase, with translation MKFINAFFIGILFVLAVIFTLFVGLKTSYFDYYKVSEYFNIIFVDSVPWLWILPISFVFGYLIFYTPFRKFIRIFYAIILLVCALSWQDELGRKIGEFIFKGELTTIKPSPDSNITIKGNVIYTGRKQIYFLRSDTGKVVEIKRF, from the coding sequence ATGAAGTTTATAAACGCTTTTTTTATAGGAATTTTATTCGTTTTAGCAGTTATTTTTACTCTTTTTGTCGGGCTTAAAACAAGCTATTTTGACTATTATAAAGTATCTGAATATTTTAATATAATTTTTGTAGATAGTGTGCCTTGGCTTTGGATTTTACCGATCTCTTTTGTATTCGGATATCTTATTTTCTATACACCTTTTAGAAAATTTATACGAATTTTTTACGCCATTATTTTATTAGTCTGTGCTCTGTCGTGGCAAGATGAGTTAGGCAGAAAGATCGGTGAATTTATTTTTAAAGGTGAATTAACCACCATTAAGCCTTCGCCCGATTCAAATATAACAATCAAAGGAAATGTTATATACACCGGGCGCAAACAAATTTACTTTCTTAGAAGTGATACCGGCAAGGTTGTAGAGATCAAAAGATTTTAG